One Desulforhopalus sp. DNA segment encodes these proteins:
- a CDS encoding sulfatase-like hydrolase/transferase, producing the protein MTTLRPLFSGLLRRQTGGTLLFVLVFIGLAQGLRLALIYKASANVTWDASLLAALSWGLLFDLGTAAFFSIPLTFILTVLPNRWFAKPWMRMVMNLGGFVILFVLLFGVLSEWIFWDEFEARFNFIAVDYLVYTTEVIGNIRESYPLPQLIMALFAVTLVVHLAIFGSGLPRLWFQSAAEPLKQRVTFSAAWLTITLLIGLFLNERMLPEFTNNFHREIAKNGIWSLVAAFRNNELDYRQFYSTIESEKAFTLLHRELSQDGSRMINPTAHDTLRQVSGQGEEMHPNVIQITVESLSASFLGSYNPQSSLTPNLDALSSQSLVFDNLYATGTRTDRGMEALALSLPPTPGRSLIKRPKNEHLFTMGSVFRAKDYDTAFIYGGYGYFDNMNYFFGNNGYRVVDRNSVGKDDVTFANSWGACDGDLFQWTLREADASFASGKPFHYFVMTTSNHRPYTFPDGKIDLPSKTSGRSGAVKYTDYAIGQLIREASTRPWFKNTIFVIVGDHCASSAGKSELPVKSYHIPMIIYAPGGQIAPGHVKTLASQIDYAPTLFGLLNWTYLSRFFGHDVLKVGGTEAHAFVGNYQKLGHLEQNVFTILKPIRKQASYRHDPETGSLTALPEKLAGIEETVSYYQTASDVYREGIYQEVSAVENLAYQRQIANTAQATNELVDHLVKKRPTFEHLE; encoded by the coding sequence ATGACAACATTACGCCCATTGTTTTCTGGTCTTCTTCGTCGGCAGACCGGAGGAACTTTACTTTTTGTCCTGGTTTTTATCGGGTTAGCCCAGGGACTCCGTCTTGCTCTGATATACAAGGCATCCGCCAATGTTACTTGGGATGCCAGTCTTTTGGCGGCGCTCTCCTGGGGACTGCTCTTTGACCTTGGAACTGCTGCATTTTTTTCGATTCCGTTGACTTTCATACTCACCGTCCTGCCGAATCGCTGGTTTGCCAAACCATGGATGCGGATGGTCATGAACCTTGGCGGCTTCGTGATTCTCTTTGTCTTACTCTTCGGAGTGCTCTCGGAGTGGATATTTTGGGACGAATTCGAGGCCCGGTTCAACTTTATCGCGGTGGATTACCTTGTGTACACAACGGAGGTGATAGGAAACATTCGTGAATCCTATCCCTTACCGCAATTAATTATGGCATTGTTTGCTGTTACCCTCGTCGTTCACTTAGCCATTTTTGGAAGCGGTTTGCCCAGATTGTGGTTTCAATCAGCGGCGGAACCATTGAAACAGAGAGTGACGTTCAGCGCGGCATGGCTGACGATCACACTTCTCATCGGGTTGTTTTTGAACGAACGGATGCTGCCGGAGTTCACCAACAATTTCCACAGAGAAATTGCTAAAAACGGTATTTGGTCATTAGTCGCTGCCTTTCGTAATAACGAACTCGATTATCGCCAGTTCTATTCGACGATTGAGTCTGAAAAAGCTTTTACCCTGTTGCATCGTGAACTGTCTCAAGACGGATCGAGGATGATTAATCCAACCGCTCACGACACCTTGAGACAGGTCTCCGGACAAGGTGAGGAAATGCATCCCAACGTAATTCAAATCACAGTCGAAAGTCTCAGCGCCTCATTTCTCGGCAGTTATAATCCTCAGTCTTCCCTAACGCCGAATCTTGACGCACTGTCTTCACAGAGCCTGGTCTTCGACAACTTATATGCCACGGGAACGCGGACCGATCGTGGTATGGAGGCTCTTGCGCTCTCGCTGCCGCCAACACCCGGTCGGTCACTGATCAAACGACCGAAGAACGAACATCTTTTCACCATGGGCTCGGTGTTTCGCGCAAAGGACTATGATACCGCTTTCATCTACGGCGGTTACGGCTATTTCGACAATATGAATTATTTTTTCGGCAATAACGGCTATCGCGTTGTCGATCGCAACTCGGTGGGCAAAGACGATGTAACCTTCGCCAATTCCTGGGGTGCATGTGACGGAGATTTGTTTCAATGGACGTTGCGCGAAGCCGACGCCTCCTTTGCAAGTGGCAAGCCTTTTCATTATTTTGTCATGACTACTTCCAACCATCGCCCTTACACGTTCCCGGATGGCAAAATCGACCTGCCCTCAAAAACTTCTGGACGAAGCGGTGCCGTAAAATATACCGATTATGCCATCGGCCAATTAATACGTGAGGCTTCTACCCGTCCTTGGTTCAAAAACACCATTTTTGTCATTGTTGGCGATCACTGTGCCTCATCGGCGGGAAAGTCGGAGTTACCGGTGAAAAGCTATCATATTCCGATGATTATCTATGCTCCCGGCGGACAAATTGCACCTGGTCATGTCAAAACCCTCGCCAGTCAGATCGATTATGCTCCGACCCTGTTCGGTCTTCTCAACTGGACATATTTGAGCCGTTTCTTCGGTCATGATGTTCTGAAGGTAGGGGGCACGGAAGCTCATGCTTTTGTCGGCAATTACCAAAAGCTCGGACATCTTGAACAGAATGTATTTACGATCCTGAAACCGATACGAAAGCAGGCAAGCTATCGACACGATCCTGAAACAGGGAGTCTCACTGCTCTGCCTGAAAAGCTTGCGGGAATCGAAGAAACCGTAAGCTATTATCAAACAGCCAGTGATGTATATCGTGAGGGTATTTACCAGGAGGTATCGGCAGTGGAAAACCTGGCGTATCAGAGGCAAATCGCCAATACTGCACAGGCAACAAATGAATTAGTGGATCATTTAGTAAAAAAGCGACCAACATTTGAACATCTGGAATGA
- a CDS encoding metallophosphoesterase, with protein sequence MSEDWCSFEMHMRKTFLSSLLLIGICLVLMADCTTRQVWASEQKFSFSVLADPRSQGDAWKNALLEIRDRNTNQEPAFTPSELIVVAGDMDPLVSRHEDFQHVFTKADTRPVFLPVIGNHEFKNGGVHFRHARDVLIPSIPGAVRRHATSCDYYLDHKNVRIIAVDGYTDLGKDGVINDKGKQWVEKVIKETPSSIDHIFISFHEPAFPRVRHVGDSFDQNPERRNAFWRMLLGYGDRVRAVFVGHTHSYYHMRVRDPAGIAANDPKVFPYEDGGIYQVDVGAAGTGTVNTIVQVQIEGKNLLFRALQAENGADKPFVEIDKWSMARHP encoded by the coding sequence ATGTCAGAGGATTGGTGTTCATTCGAAATGCACATGAGGAAAACGTTCCTCTCTTCACTATTGCTAATCGGTATTTGTCTGGTGTTGATGGCGGACTGCACCACACGCCAGGTTTGGGCATCCGAACAGAAATTCTCGTTTTCTGTGCTTGCCGATCCTCGCAGTCAAGGCGACGCATGGAAGAATGCCTTGCTGGAAATCCGCGACAGAAATACAAATCAGGAACCGGCATTTACGCCATCGGAACTGATAGTCGTTGCTGGAGATATGGATCCCCTGGTATCACGCCATGAAGATTTCCAGCATGTCTTTACGAAAGCGGACACTCGTCCCGTTTTCTTGCCCGTCATAGGGAATCACGAATTTAAAAATGGCGGTGTGCACTTTAGGCATGCAAGGGATGTCCTGATCCCTTCCATTCCCGGCGCGGTTCGCAGACACGCAACTTCATGTGACTACTACCTGGACCATAAAAATGTGCGCATTATTGCGGTCGATGGGTATACAGATCTTGGGAAAGACGGCGTCATCAACGATAAAGGCAAGCAATGGGTCGAGAAGGTCATCAAGGAAACCCCTTCCTCCATCGACCATATTTTCATTTCGTTTCACGAACCGGCCTTTCCTCGAGTCCGACATGTGGGGGATTCTTTTGATCAAAACCCTGAACGGCGAAACGCATTCTGGCGGATGCTTCTGGGATATGGAGACAGAGTTCGTGCCGTTTTTGTTGGGCACACCCATTCCTATTACCACATGAGGGTCCGTGATCCCGCAGGAATAGCCGCCAACGATCCTAAGGTCTTTCCGTATGAGGACGGTGGCATATATCAGGTTGATGTAGGGGCTGCAGGCACTGGCACTGTGAACACAATTGTTCAGGTGCAGATCGAAGGCAAGAATTTGCTTTTCAGGGCTCTTCAGGCAGAGAATGGCGCAGACAAGCCATTTGTAGAGATAGACAAATGGAGCATGGCTCGCCATCCGTGA
- a CDS encoding integration host factor subunit alpha has translation MTITKADLVQQVYKNHDNLTKSQAVDAVEAFLKLSKNTLISGSDLLLSGFGKFNVRDKNPRRGRNPQTGEDLDLDARRVVTFHPSGILRSKINEG, from the coding sequence ATGACAATTACCAAAGCAGATCTCGTTCAGCAGGTATACAAAAATCATGACAACCTGACCAAGTCCCAGGCTGTCGATGCGGTAGAGGCATTTTTGAAATTGTCAAAAAATACCCTGATCAGTGGATCAGATCTCCTGCTGAGTGGGTTTGGGAAATTTAATGTCAGGGATAAGAATCCCAGACGTGGAAGAAATCCACAGACAGGGGAAGATCTTGATTTGGATGCCAGGAGAGTTGTCACTTTCCATCCATCCGGGATCCTGCGAAGCAAGATTAATGAGGGATGA
- a CDS encoding ParB/RepB/Spo0J family partition protein, with product MKKLLKVDNDFTPCPADIGDELYPNGIFEFNITKILEHIQRTPDGITVEDVAVRDFPNDFSSINESHVDSTDISTPVILAEISPGGYNLIDGNHRMETARRMGVKNLVAYKLNVEQHIPFLNSKKAYLAYIEYWNSKLRN from the coding sequence ATGAAAAAATTACTGAAGGTCGATAATGATTTCACCCCGTGCCCCGCTGACATCGGTGATGAATTGTATCCCAACGGTATTTTTGAGTTTAATATCACAAAAATTCTCGAACATATTCAAAGAACTCCCGATGGCATCACCGTTGAAGATGTAGCGGTACGCGATTTTCCCAATGATTTTTCTTCGATCAACGAATCCCATGTGGATTCAACTGATATTTCCACACCGGTAATATTGGCGGAAATCTCCCCTGGAGGATACAACTTAATCGACGGGAACCACAGAATGGAAACGGCTCGCAGAATGGGTGTCAAGAATTTGGTAGCATATAAATTGAACGTCGAACAACACATTCCATTCTTGAACAGCAAAAAGGCTTATCTCGCCTACATTGAATACTGGAACAGCAAATTGAGGAACTGA
- a CDS encoding LexA family transcriptional regulator, giving the protein MENNKSDIMEIFSIATMHILSTKGIKQNAIAKKLNMGPTTLNNYINGRRQGSESTRRRIADQLGWNYEKLLELGRWILRGNPPEKFYPPFVHSTKQDLSESMNDATPSSKFSGTKTSRPDYAIPQNTANFISVPKFAAQLPVDQGSFPDTDLVESDMMFHKNFLMKFGNPDQMALFEVTGNSMKPFLYNGDVVLVNLSKNNITDIIDGKAYAFRENHTVKVKRLSLQGTTLIVTSENSLLYPPYIVDTGNFSMIGEVLWVGHEVN; this is encoded by the coding sequence ATGGAAAATAACAAATCTGACATAATGGAAATTTTCAGCATCGCAACCATGCATATCTTATCCACCAAAGGAATAAAGCAAAACGCGATAGCTAAAAAGCTCAACATGGGGCCAACTACACTGAATAATTATATAAATGGGAGGAGGCAAGGAAGTGAATCTACGCGAAGAAGGATTGCAGATCAACTTGGTTGGAATTATGAAAAGCTGTTAGAGCTTGGTCGATGGATACTCCGAGGGAATCCTCCCGAGAAATTTTATCCACCATTTGTGCATTCTACAAAACAAGACCTTTCCGAATCAATGAATGACGCCACTCCGTCCTCAAAATTCTCAGGCACCAAAACTAGTCGACCTGATTATGCAATTCCTCAGAACACAGCAAATTTTATTTCTGTTCCCAAATTTGCAGCACAGCTACCAGTCGATCAAGGTTCTTTTCCAGATACAGACCTTGTTGAATCAGACATGATGTTCCACAAAAACTTCCTGATGAAGTTTGGAAATCCTGATCAAATGGCACTATTTGAGGTTACAGGTAATTCTATGAAACCATTTTTATATAATGGAGATGTCGTCCTGGTTAATTTATCAAAAAATAATATCACCGACATTATTGATGGTAAAGCATATGCGTTTCGTGAAAATCATACTGTCAAGGTTAAAAGGCTATCGCTCCAAGGAACTACTTTAATTGTGACAAGTGAAAATTCGCTCCTTTATCCACCATACATAGTTGACACAGGCAACTTCAGCATGATTGGCGAAGTTTTATGGGTAGGACACGAGGTCAATTAA